In Methermicoccus shengliensis DSM 18856, a single genomic region encodes these proteins:
- a CDS encoding 50S ribosomal protein L40e — protein MGRFPEAENRLLNVKICMKCNARNAVRATRCRKCGYKGLRMKSREIKG, from the coding sequence ATGGGGAGGTTTCCAGAAGCTGAGAACAGGCTGCTCAACGTCAAGATATGCATGAAGTGCAACGCCCGCAACGCCGTAAGAGCCACACGATGTCGAAAGTGTGGATACAAGGGGCTCAGGATGAAGTCAAGAGAGATTAAGGGCTGA
- the rfbD gene encoding dTDP-4-dehydrorhamnose reductase, whose amino-acid sequence MRIVVIGAGGQLGSDLVEVLSSHDVVPLCHDDIEVSDRKSCEQLVHLRPEVVVNTAAYHRVDECEENPERAFAVNAIGAKNIAEVCERIGACAVFISTDYVFDGTKGEPYTEEDCPSPLNTYGISKLAGEAYTRLVSRHYVFRVASLFGVRGASGKGGNFVETIVKKARAGESLTVVDDVVMSPTYTRDAALLIREVLERGLPHGVYHATNTGMCSWFEFARTIVELVGLDVSVSPIRSESLSQRARRPPFSALESPVLRSHGLAMRHWREALRDYLAAKGHLQ is encoded by the coding sequence ATGAGGATAGTGGTGATAGGTGCTGGGGGACAGCTTGGCTCTGACCTCGTGGAGGTGCTCTCATCGCACGACGTGGTGCCCCTCTGCCACGATGACATCGAGGTCTCTGACAGGAAGAGCTGTGAGCAGCTCGTGCATCTTCGGCCAGAGGTGGTGGTCAACACTGCCGCGTATCACAGGGTGGACGAGTGTGAGGAGAACCCCGAGAGGGCATTCGCCGTGAACGCCATTGGTGCCAAGAACATCGCTGAGGTGTGCGAGAGAATTGGAGCGTGTGCGGTGTTCATAAGCACCGACTATGTGTTCGATGGCACGAAGGGCGAGCCCTACACCGAGGAGGACTGCCCCTCCCCCTTGAACACCTACGGCATCTCCAAGCTCGCGGGAGAGGCGTACACCCGCCTCGTGAGCAGACACTATGTGTTCAGGGTGGCGAGCCTCTTCGGGGTCAGGGGAGCGAGCGGGAAGGGCGGAAACTTCGTGGAGACCATCGTGAAAAAGGCAAGAGCTGGTGAGAGCCTCACGGTGGTGGACGATGTGGTGATGAGCCCCACGTACACGAGGGATGCTGCCCTTCTCATACGGGAGGTGCTCGAGAGGGGGCTTCCCCATGGGGTGTACCATGCCACCAATACGGGCATGTGCTCATGGTTCGAGTTCGCACGCACCATCGTGGAGTTGGTGGGCCTCGACGTCAGCGTGTCCCCCATAAGAAGCGAGTCCCTCTCCCAGAGGGCAAGAAGACCCCCCTTCTCTGCCCTCGAGAGCCCAGTCTTGCGTTCCCATGGACTTGCCATGAGGCACTGGAGGGAGGCACTGAGAGACTACCTTGCGGCAAAGGGCCATCTGCAGTAG
- a CDS encoding TrpB-like pyridoxal phosphate-dependent enzyme: MDRTKYVLDENDMPDAWYNVLADLPTSLDPPLDPKTRQPVSPEALMAIFPKALIEQEMSTERYIRIPREVMEVYRLWRPSPMYRARRLEQYLDTPARIYYKYEGVSPAGSHKPNTAVAQAYYNKKEGIRRLATETGAGQWGSALALACKLFDMACTVYMVRVSYEQKPYRKYLMNVWGAECIPSPSTRTNAGRAVLERDPDSPGSLGVAISEAVEDAATHEDTNYALGSVLNHVLLHQTIIGEEAAIQMEMADDYPDYVVGCVGGGSNFAGIALPFMREKLAGNSETTFVAVEPTACPTLTRGRYEYDFGDVAGLTPLLKMYTLGHDFIPPRIHAGGLRYHGDAPILSYLVHERLMDAVAYRQSECFEAASIFARSEGIVIAPETSHAVRAVIDIARECKKTGDERTVLFNLSGHGLLDLSAYDAYLSGELEDVNDR, from the coding sequence ATGGACAGAACAAAGTATGTGCTCGATGAAAACGACATGCCAGATGCATGGTACAACGTGCTCGCTGACCTTCCCACCTCGCTCGACCCTCCGCTGGACCCGAAGACGCGCCAGCCCGTCTCCCCGGAGGCCCTGATGGCGATATTTCCCAAGGCGCTCATCGAGCAGGAGATGAGCACCGAGAGGTATATCCGCATCCCTCGAGAGGTCATGGAGGTATACAGGCTGTGGAGGCCCTCTCCGATGTACAGGGCGCGCAGGTTGGAGCAGTACCTCGATACCCCAGCCCGCATCTACTACAAGTACGAAGGTGTGAGCCCTGCGGGGAGCCACAAACCCAACACCGCCGTGGCTCAGGCATACTACAACAAGAAGGAGGGGATACGAAGGTTGGCCACCGAGACGGGGGCTGGACAGTGGGGAAGCGCCCTCGCCCTCGCATGCAAGCTGTTCGACATGGCGTGCACCGTGTACATGGTGAGGGTGAGCTATGAGCAGAAACCCTATCGCAAGTACCTGATGAATGTGTGGGGTGCGGAGTGCATACCCTCGCCGAGCACTAGGACGAACGCGGGAAGGGCTGTGCTTGAGAGAGACCCCGACAGCCCGGGCAGCCTTGGTGTGGCAATCAGCGAGGCCGTGGAGGATGCCGCCACCCACGAGGACACCAACTACGCGCTGGGCAGCGTGCTCAACCACGTTCTGCTCCACCAGACCATCATAGGTGAGGAGGCGGCAATCCAGATGGAGATGGCAGACGACTACCCCGACTACGTGGTGGGATGCGTGGGCGGAGGCAGCAACTTTGCGGGCATAGCGCTTCCGTTCATGAGGGAGAAGCTTGCGGGCAACAGTGAGACCACCTTCGTGGCAGTGGAGCCCACCGCATGCCCCACCCTCACCCGTGGCAGGTATGAGTATGACTTCGGGGATGTGGCAGGGCTCACACCCTTGCTCAAGATGTACACTCTTGGACACGACTTCATTCCTCCGAGGATTCATGCAGGGGGCTTGAGGTACCATGGCGATGCTCCGATACTGAGCTATCTCGTGCACGAGCGCCTCATGGACGCCGTCGCCTACCGCCAGAGCGAGTGCTTTGAGGCAGCCAGCATTTTTGCAAGAAGCGAAGGCATCGTGATTGCCCCAGAGACCTCTCATGCGGTAAGGGCGGTGATTGACATAGCCAGAGAGTGCAAGAAGACCGGGGATGAGAGGACGGTGCTGTTCAACCTGAGTGGGCATGGGTTGCTCGACCTCTCTGCATACGATGCGTATCTCTCAGGAGAGCTCGAGGATGTGAATGACCGCTGA
- a CDS encoding NAD(P)/FAD-dependent oxidoreductase, translating into MDRADVLVIGASPAGMACTLECARLGLATVLVDSKRPDYVPSPANTVFEAMAKKAHMPLEPHLVRRWLKGMVIRSPSGRGIRVDARGCVLHRDRLDAHYIEEAERRGARVLWQHRAERLVVSDGIVEGAVVNGEPMRAAITVVACGVDCGLARLAGISPMRHPHDLAWALEAHVVGEGVGEPEYFEYTVGSVAPGWKATYTPLGGDEATIGVYVRRHGRDVSAFFERHLTRFEAEHGPVRVLSVAKGADPVATLPHELVCGGLMVCGGVCGQSGIAYGIRAGTLAAQTAAEALDKGDVSAAMLRAYVRRWRRELWWEHVVGRLSLEMLRRMRDEEIDALVAALEDYDTSRLRGHPLLKLAGVGMHVVRKSPLLALTLLRKISQGMT; encoded by the coding sequence ATGGACAGGGCTGACGTGCTGGTCATAGGGGCAAGCCCGGCGGGCATGGCGTGCACCCTCGAGTGTGCGAGGCTGGGACTTGCGACAGTGCTCGTGGACAGCAAGCGACCCGACTACGTCCCATCGCCTGCGAACACCGTGTTCGAGGCGATGGCCAAAAAGGCACACATGCCCCTCGAGCCCCACCTCGTCCGTCGCTGGCTCAAGGGCATGGTGATACGCTCTCCCTCCGGACGGGGCATCAGGGTGGATGCGAGGGGCTGTGTGCTCCACAGAGACAGGCTCGATGCCCATTACATCGAGGAGGCAGAGCGAAGAGGGGCGAGGGTGCTCTGGCAGCACAGGGCAGAGCGCTTGGTGGTGAGCGATGGCATAGTCGAGGGGGCGGTCGTTAACGGCGAGCCCATGCGAGCTGCCATCACGGTGGTGGCGTGCGGTGTGGACTGTGGGCTTGCCCGGCTGGCGGGTATATCCCCCATGCGCCATCCCCACGACCTTGCGTGGGCCCTCGAGGCGCACGTGGTGGGTGAGGGCGTGGGAGAGCCCGAGTACTTTGAGTACACGGTGGGCAGCGTGGCGCCCGGCTGGAAGGCCACTTACACACCCCTCGGAGGGGACGAGGCGACCATTGGTGTATATGTCAGAAGGCACGGGAGGGACGTCTCGGCGTTCTTCGAGCGCCACCTAACACGCTTTGAGGCAGAACACGGCCCCGTTAGGGTGCTCTCGGTGGCGAAGGGTGCAGACCCCGTGGCCACCCTTCCCCACGAGCTCGTGTGCGGCGGGCTCATGGTGTGCGGAGGTGTGTGTGGTCAGTCGGGCATAGCCTACGGGATTCGGGCTGGAACGCTCGCAGCCCAGACGGCTGCAGAGGCGCTGGATAAGGGAGATGTATCTGCCGCCATGCTGCGGGCATATGTGCGTCGATGGAGGCGGGAGCTGTGGTGGGAGCATGTGGTGGGCAGGCTCTCCCTCGAGATGCTCAGAAGGATGAGGGATGAGGAAATCGATGCCCTTGTGGCAGCGCTCGAAGACTATGACACATCGAGGCTTCGGGGACATCCACTCCTGAAGCTCGCAGGGGTGGGAATGCACGTGGTGCGCAAAAGCCCCCTGCTTGCTCTCACTCTCTTGAGGAAGATTTCACAAGGAATGACGTGA
- a CDS encoding DNA double-strand break repair nuclease NurA yields MLNLLALAHELEAKKHALIAYERESSEELGAYRERLLDLNGMCPELPRYCGAVPLEKGELIVPFDCGWSSRQEALAWMDEVLSGTPVASVDGSQIYARRGLGMPLAIVQSALVYNPHDGSEAQCERIVRLITPEQFEQHSMYPYSNELVDAMRFSLECEHVMSARIDCLCLLDTSLVLSHISSHGERIRSVYLDAIRGLLSASENRVPIAAFVDSPNSHDLVRMMGQCFEELPKGVRITDAALLRGAMKWGERTKVFLCDRDDRRYFEGSSVLDLYGKWGRRICFFYLNTSPHAPCRVEMPLWMYEQGLTDLVADVIRGETIIRGTYPDILWRAHEAAVIRERERAVFEQMVRGFCEHNGILLSESAKDFYKRFEVS; encoded by the coding sequence ATGCTCAACCTGCTCGCTTTAGCCCATGAGCTGGAGGCAAAAAAGCATGCCCTGATTGCGTATGAGAGGGAGTCCTCAGAGGAGCTTGGGGCATACAGAGAGCGGCTCTTGGACCTGAATGGCATGTGTCCAGAGCTTCCACGATACTGCGGTGCCGTGCCCCTTGAGAAGGGCGAGCTCATCGTGCCGTTCGATTGTGGCTGGAGCTCGAGGCAGGAGGCGCTTGCGTGGATGGACGAGGTGCTCTCTGGCACGCCAGTTGCGAGCGTGGACGGGAGCCAGATATACGCAAGGCGGGGGCTGGGGATGCCGCTGGCAATCGTGCAGAGTGCGCTCGTGTACAACCCCCACGATGGCTCAGAGGCACAATGCGAGCGAATCGTGCGGCTCATCACCCCAGAGCAGTTCGAGCAGCACAGCATGTATCCATACAGCAACGAACTCGTGGACGCGATGCGCTTCTCCCTCGAGTGTGAGCACGTGATGAGCGCAAGAATCGATTGCCTATGCCTGCTGGACACCTCGCTCGTGCTTTCCCACATAAGCTCGCACGGCGAGAGGATACGCAGCGTGTACCTCGATGCCATAAGGGGACTGCTCTCGGCATCGGAAAACAGGGTACCCATAGCCGCATTCGTGGACTCCCCCAACTCCCACGACCTCGTGAGGATGATGGGACAATGCTTTGAGGAGCTGCCGAAGGGTGTGAGAATCACCGATGCTGCGCTGTTGAGAGGTGCCATGAAATGGGGGGAGCGCACCAAGGTGTTCCTGTGCGACAGGGATGACAGGCGCTACTTCGAGGGCAGCTCAGTCCTCGACCTGTATGGAAAATGGGGAAGGAGGATATGTTTCTTCTATCTGAACACCAGCCCCCATGCTCCGTGCAGGGTGGAGATGCCACTGTGGATGTACGAGCAGGGGCTCACTGACCTCGTGGCAGACGTCATAAGGGGCGAGACAATCATCAGGGGCACCTATCCAGACATCCTCTGGAGGGCACACGAGGCAGCGGTCATCAGAGAGAGGGAGCGTGCGGTGTTCGAGCAGATGGTGAGGGGCTTTTGTGAGCACAATGGCATATTGCTCTCCGAGAGTGCCAAGGACTTTTACAAGCGCTTTGAGGTGAGCTGA
- a CDS encoding PHP domain-containing protein — MDCEKLRLDMHVHSHFSHDSINSVERLFKSYLSTGVIPIVCDHNSIEGSERLRSLMRKNRIEVPCPLAEEIATADGEVIGIFLTEEVPQGLSCDETLDIIHEQGALALVPHPFDVYRSKVIRREVLERMMPRIHIIEGYNARNVRKRHNARAVEFARLHHKPISAGSDAHTPLELGRTYVEVEPFDTPAELLKHLPHAKIVFRKTSPAVHIITKLVMMVRR, encoded by the coding sequence ATGGACTGTGAAAAGCTCAGGCTGGACATGCACGTGCACTCGCACTTCTCTCACGACTCCATCAACAGTGTGGAGCGGCTCTTCAAGTCATATCTCAGCACGGGTGTGATTCCCATCGTGTGCGACCACAACTCCATAGAGGGCTCAGAGAGGCTGCGCTCACTCATGAGAAAGAACCGCATCGAGGTGCCCTGTCCCCTTGCAGAGGAAATCGCAACCGCCGATGGAGAGGTGATAGGGATATTCCTCACAGAAGAGGTGCCGCAGGGGTTATCGTGCGACGAGACGCTCGACATCATCCATGAGCAGGGGGCGCTTGCCCTCGTGCCCCATCCCTTCGATGTGTACAGGAGCAAGGTGATAAGAAGGGAGGTGCTCGAGAGGATGATGCCAAGGATACATATCATTGAGGGGTACAATGCCAGAAACGTCCGCAAGAGGCACAACGCGCGGGCAGTGGAGTTTGCAAGGCTGCACCACAAACCCATCTCGGCAGGCTCAGATGCCCACACCCCCTTAGAGCTCGGGCGAACGTACGTTGAGGTGGAGCCGTTCGATACTCCAGCTGAGCTGCTCAAGCACCTCCCCCACGCAAAGATAGTGTTCAGAAAGACCAGCCCAGCCGTTCACATAATCACCAAGCTCGTAATGATGGTGAGAAGATGA
- a CDS encoding MBL fold metallo-hydrolase, whose amino-acid sequence MLVEMLGTGDAAGCPKIGCGCAACRDALRGGRSRRARFSVLLRTGEGVVLIDTSPDLREQLLRARIPKVGAVLWTHAHYDHYGGLPELFRVQRRVRCYGTREMRDLVESTFSFMPLRFTTLEPFEEIELFGLRITPVPVHHPPLREPCGFVVIENDQKLVITGDTSIHIPQESLELMAEPKLLIADAIHPTLNFHKHMNATEALELAGMLGAERVLLTHLSHLYPPHEHAIKRYPLAHDGMCVALEATREESVQSQLDSYS is encoded by the coding sequence GTGCTCGTGGAGATGCTCGGGACGGGTGATGCGGCGGGATGTCCCAAGATAGGGTGCGGGTGCGCTGCCTGCCGTGATGCCCTCAGGGGAGGAAGGAGCAGGCGTGCGAGGTTCTCGGTGCTGCTGCGCACGGGAGAGGGCGTGGTGCTGATAGACACCAGCCCAGACCTGAGAGAGCAGCTGCTTCGTGCCCGCATCCCCAAGGTGGGTGCAGTGCTGTGGACGCATGCCCACTATGACCACTATGGAGGGCTTCCAGAGCTGTTCAGGGTGCAAAGAAGGGTGAGGTGCTATGGCACCCGCGAGATGAGGGACCTGGTGGAGAGCACATTCTCGTTCATGCCCCTGCGCTTTACCACGCTCGAGCCCTTTGAGGAAATCGAGCTATTTGGGCTGCGCATCACTCCTGTGCCAGTGCACCACCCACCCCTGAGGGAGCCCTGTGGGTTCGTGGTCATCGAGAATGACCAGAAGCTGGTGATTACCGGGGACACCTCCATCCACATCCCACAGGAGAGCCTCGAGCTCATGGCAGAGCCAAAGCTACTGATTGCGGACGCCATTCACCCCACACTGAACTTCCACAAGCACATGAACGCAACCGAGGCGCTGGAGCTTGCGGGAATGCTGGGGGCAGAGAGGGTGCTGCTAACCCACCTGAGCCACCTGTACCCACCCCATGAGCATGCCATAAAGCGCTATCCCCTCGCCCACGATGGCATGTGTGTTGCGCTCGAAGCCACGAGGGAAGAGAGTGTGCAAAGCCAGCTCGACAGCTACTCGTGA
- a CDS encoding geranylgeranylglyceryl/heptaprenylglyceryl phosphate synthase yields the protein MLGAVERYLLDVIERDGAAHLTLIDPESQPPERAGRIAEGAARAGTDAFMVGGSINAAGGLLDETVHAIRRVTSLPVILFPAGVHSLTPHADALFFMSMLNSRDLTYIVGNQMLGAPLVVGYGIEAIPMAYLVVEPGGTVGYVGDARPIPRAKPEIAVAYALAAQLMGMRFVYLEAGSGVSSPVPPEMISAVRGASRCTLVVGGGIRDPSTAESMVRAGAHAIVTGNLVEMREDVEDVETTLAELIAAMKS from the coding sequence ATGCTGGGAGCTGTTGAGCGCTATCTGCTCGATGTGATAGAGAGGGATGGTGCGGCTCACCTCACCCTCATAGATCCAGAAAGTCAGCCACCCGAGAGGGCTGGAAGGATAGCGGAGGGTGCGGCGAGGGCTGGCACAGATGCGTTCATGGTGGGTGGCTCCATCAATGCGGCTGGAGGGCTGCTCGATGAGACTGTGCATGCCATCCGACGAGTCACATCCCTTCCCGTAATACTGTTTCCCGCTGGGGTGCACTCGCTCACGCCCCATGCGGATGCCCTGTTCTTCATGAGCATGCTGAACTCCAGAGACCTCACCTACATCGTAGGCAACCAGATGCTGGGAGCGCCCCTCGTGGTGGGCTATGGCATCGAGGCAATCCCGATGGCGTACCTCGTGGTCGAGCCCGGGGGCACGGTGGGCTATGTTGGCGATGCGAGGCCAATACCACGAGCAAAGCCAGAGATAGCGGTGGCATACGCCCTCGCCGCTCAGCTGATGGGGATGCGGTTCGTGTACCTCGAGGCTGGCTCTGGTGTGAGCTCTCCAGTACCCCCGGAGATGATATCTGCAGTGAGGGGGGCGTCGAGGTGCACGCTGGTGGTGGGCGGTGGCATACGCGACCCGAGCACGGCAGAGAGCATGGTGAGGGCTGGCGCACATGCGATTGTAACGGGCAACCTCGTGGAGATGAGGGAGGACGTGGAGGATGTGGAGACAACCCTCGCAGAGCTCATAGCCGCCATGAAATCATAG
- a CDS encoding UPF0146 family protein has product MNGIEMAHIAEYIARCADGKVVEVGVGHRLEVARLLTRMGIEVVATDVHPSSRGVLMDDVCAPNVRLYEGASVVYSLRPPPELWVPIARAAARVGAQLIIRPFGSESVDLSAIYAKRRTVSGRGMRLMHFTEPKPIYRASVCPNA; this is encoded by the coding sequence ATGAACGGCATCGAGATGGCACACATCGCGGAGTACATCGCCCGCTGTGCCGATGGAAAGGTGGTGGAAGTGGGGGTGGGACACAGGCTCGAGGTGGCGAGGCTCCTCACCCGTATGGGAATCGAGGTCGTGGCAACGGACGTGCACCCATCATCCCGTGGAGTGCTCATGGACGACGTGTGCGCCCCGAACGTGCGCCTGTATGAGGGGGCATCAGTGGTGTACTCCCTTCGCCCCCCTCCAGAGCTCTGGGTGCCAATCGCGAGGGCTGCGGCGAGGGTGGGAGCCCAGCTCATAATCAGGCCATTTGGCTCAGAGAGCGTCGACCTTTCTGCCATATATGCAAAAAGGCGTACTGTGAGTGGCAGGGGGATGAGGCTGATGCATTTCACCGAGCCAAAACCTATTTATCGAGCCAGCGTGTGCCCTAATGCATGA
- a CDS encoding radical SAM/SPASM domain-containing protein, whose amino-acid sequence MIVFSKLLADRATVWEALRAKAGRQRRSDLLRFSSVSSPVVMWNITRACNLGCRHCYIDATTPHPEEWTLEEGLAFIDELSAMHVPIVILTGGEPLMSPHLLEYARHAKKRGLRMVISSNGTLITPEVAQELRKVGIQYVGVSIDSAHPEKHDAFRGVDGAFERALSGIRAARDAGIPTGLRVTLTKHNYRELPELIELCLAEGIPRFCVYHLVPTGRGRYIADWDLTKQQRRWVLDVLYERAKALKDEPIEILTTDSPMDGVYILERLRREDPERFELARRLLVAAGGCSIGLKVANVDFLGNVSPCHFAPHVRLGNARETPFSELWQKNPCEQLCMLREKERHLTGRCGRCDYVGVCGGCRQKAYFYTGDFYGEDPTCIYDPDAGQLEPPLDVEVL is encoded by the coding sequence ATGATAGTATTCTCCAAGCTACTCGCAGACAGAGCCACCGTGTGGGAGGCGCTGAGGGCAAAGGCGGGTCGCCAAAGGAGAAGCGATTTGCTGAGGTTCTCATCTGTGAGCTCCCCGGTGGTGATGTGGAACATTACGAGGGCGTGCAACCTCGGATGCAGACACTGCTACATCGATGCCACCACACCCCATCCAGAGGAGTGGACACTCGAGGAGGGGCTTGCCTTCATAGACGAGCTTTCAGCAATGCACGTGCCCATAGTGATCCTCACGGGTGGAGAGCCCCTCATGAGCCCGCACCTGCTCGAGTATGCCCGCCATGCCAAGAAAAGAGGTCTCAGGATGGTGATATCGAGCAATGGCACCCTCATCACTCCAGAGGTTGCCCAAGAGCTGAGGAAGGTGGGCATACAGTATGTGGGGGTGAGCATAGACTCCGCACACCCAGAAAAGCACGATGCCTTCAGGGGAGTGGATGGGGCGTTCGAGAGAGCCCTCTCTGGCATCAGAGCTGCGAGGGATGCGGGCATACCCACGGGCTTGCGAGTGACGCTCACCAAGCACAACTACAGGGAGCTGCCAGAGCTCATCGAGCTGTGCCTTGCAGAAGGGATACCGAGGTTCTGTGTGTATCACCTCGTGCCCACGGGAAGGGGTAGGTACATAGCCGACTGGGACCTCACCAAGCAGCAGCGAAGGTGGGTGCTCGATGTGCTCTATGAGCGGGCAAAGGCGCTTAAGGATGAGCCCATCGAGATACTCACCACCGACTCGCCGATGGACGGCGTGTACATCCTCGAGCGGCTAAGGAGGGAGGACCCTGAGCGGTTCGAGCTGGCACGAAGGCTGCTTGTGGCAGCTGGGGGGTGCTCCATTGGCCTCAAGGTGGCAAACGTGGACTTTCTCGGAAACGTGTCCCCATGCCACTTCGCGCCCCATGTGAGGCTCGGAAATGCGAGAGAGACGCCCTTCTCCGAGCTGTGGCAGAAAAATCCGTGCGAGCAGCTGTGCATGCTTCGAGAAAAGGAGAGACACCTTACTGGAAGATGTGGACGGTGTGATTACGTGGGCGTGTGCGGGGGGTGCAGGCAGAAGGCATACTTTTACACGGGAGACTTCTATGGCGAGGACCCCACGTGTATATACGACCCAGATGCGGGCCAGCTCGAGCCCCCACTGGACGTTGAGGTGCTATGA
- a CDS encoding metallophosphoesterase, whose protein sequence is MTAELQPVVDERALVVEGNERALVVADLHIGIEYELRREGVHIPSHTPKLLERLEHVLKYGFDRLVLLGDVKHTIGGVSPLEKAELPSVLERLGELVHVDIVLGNHDAGIAQLVPEGVDVHPSGGVVLDGVGYVHGHAWMNSELLGADIIVCAHTHPLVRFVDSLGCTVTLPCWLRTTLRGEVLSIALGSDAHDTPLVVVPAFCTLCGGVVANDPDSELLGPLFSSGAADVEHAECYLLDGTHLGALSQLMRFSRRERG, encoded by the coding sequence ATGACCGCTGAACTGCAGCCAGTGGTGGATGAGCGGGCGCTGGTGGTGGAGGGCAATGAGCGCGCCCTCGTGGTGGCAGACCTGCACATCGGCATAGAGTATGAGCTGCGCAGGGAGGGGGTTCACATTCCCTCCCATACCCCAAAGCTGCTCGAGCGGCTCGAGCATGTGCTCAAATACGGGTTTGACAGGCTGGTGCTGCTCGGGGATGTGAAGCACACCATTGGGGGCGTTAGCCCCCTGGAGAAGGCTGAGCTTCCTTCCGTGCTCGAGCGGCTCGGCGAGCTTGTCCACGTGGATATCGTACTTGGCAACCACGATGCGGGCATCGCCCAGCTGGTGCCAGAGGGTGTTGATGTGCACCCCTCGGGGGGCGTGGTGCTCGATGGCGTGGGCTATGTGCATGGCCATGCGTGGATGAACAGTGAGCTGCTCGGAGCGGACATCATCGTGTGTGCCCACACCCACCCGCTCGTGAGGTTTGTGGACTCGCTCGGGTGCACTGTCACCCTTCCATGCTGGCTCCGCACCACTCTGAGGGGAGAGGTGCTCTCCATTGCACTGGGCTCGGATGCCCATGACACGCCCCTCGTGGTCGTTCCGGCGTTCTGCACGCTGTGTGGGGGGGTAGTGGCCAACGACCCAGATTCAGAGCTGCTCGGTCCCCTGTTTTCGAGCGGAGCCGCCGATGTGGAGCATGCCGAGTGCTATCTGCTCGATGGCACGCATCTTGGAGCCCTCTCTCAGCTCATGCGGTTCTCGAGGAGGGAGCGGGGATGA
- a CDS encoding DUF166 family protein encodes MRVAVVCRGKWGKRAYDTLKRLDVACVDMVELHDTPPLEQPHVPPMSADVVFSYALSPELNLEVVRRAAEGGAQAVVVAGGYRYIPFSEAGKIASAHEMELLVHEICCSLTPEHTKSPALRALLTHVGSPVLKVSIAHGRVEHVEVVRGAPCGSTWFMAQGLKGVEVDRAPMEASLLVSYYPCRARRGGRGGIHSSCELHLEAVKRAIEDCL; translated from the coding sequence ATGAGGGTGGCGGTGGTGTGCAGGGGAAAGTGGGGGAAAAGGGCATACGATACCCTGAAAAGGCTCGATGTGGCTTGTGTGGACATGGTGGAGCTGCATGATACCCCCCCGCTCGAGCAACCGCACGTTCCCCCCATGTCGGCGGACGTGGTGTTTTCGTATGCCCTGAGCCCAGAGCTCAACCTCGAGGTGGTAAGGAGGGCTGCCGAGGGAGGAGCACAGGCGGTGGTGGTGGCTGGGGGGTATCGCTACATACCCTTTTCAGAGGCAGGAAAAATCGCCTCAGCCCATGAGATGGAGCTGCTCGTGCACGAGATATGCTGCAGCCTGACTCCAGAGCACACCAAGAGCCCTGCGCTCAGGGCGCTGCTTACCCACGTGGGCTCTCCAGTGCTCAAGGTGAGCATCGCCCATGGAAGGGTTGAGCATGTGGAGGTGGTGAGGGGTGCACCCTGTGGCTCCACGTGGTTCATGGCACAGGGGCTCAAGGGGGTGGAGGTGGACAGGGCTCCCATGGAGGCGTCCCTGCTGGTGTCCTACTATCCATGCAGGGCAAGGCGGGGTGGGCGAGGTGGCATTCACAGCTCGTGCGAGCTGCACCTCGAGGCGGTGAAGAGGGCGATAGAGGATTGCCTATAG